The Primulina eburnea isolate SZY01 chromosome 6, ASM2296580v1, whole genome shotgun sequence genome contains a region encoding:
- the LOC140834202 gene encoding PLASMODESMATA CALLOSE-BINDING PROTEIN 2-like isoform X1, protein MAVFVVYLVILFAMAIHSDATYCVCNSGQSDSVLQKNIDYACGNGADCSAILQNGACFNPNTVKDHCNYAVNSYYQRKAQTSGSCVFEGTATVTANAPNAVSGCVYPSSSSSVGGTPTNSSGTNPGTFTGSTLPPGGSGFDSSATQLSQSTMVAMLLPFFFSTFFLYGLM, encoded by the exons ATGGCTGTTTTTGTAGTGTATTTGGTGATTCTGTTTGCCATGGCTATTCATTCAG ATGCAACTTATTGCGTTTGCAATAGTGGGCAGAGTGATTCAGTTCTCCAGAAAAACATAGATTATGCTTGTGGAAATGGAGCTGATTGTTCAGCAATACTTCAAAATGGGGCTTGTTTTAACCCAAACACTGTCAAGGACCACTGTAATTATGCTGTTAACAGTTATTACCAGAGGAAGGCCCAAACTTCTGGGAGCTGTGTTTTTGAAGGCACGGCCACTGTTACTGCAAATGCCCCTA ATGCTGTTAGTGGATGCGTGTATCCATCTAGTTCAAG CAGCGTCGGAGGAACACCTACAAACAGCAGCGGCACCAACCCAGGTACGTTTACAGGATCAACATTGCCTCCAGGTGGATCCGGATTCGACAGCAGTGCTACACAACTGTCTCAAAGCACAATGGTCGCTATGCTATTACCATTCTTCTTTTCAACCTTCTTCCTTTATGGCTTGATGTGA
- the LOC140834202 gene encoding PLASMODESMATA CALLOSE-BINDING PROTEIN 2-like isoform X2, whose amino-acid sequence MAVFVVYLVILFAMAIHSDATYCVCNSGQSDSVLQKNIDYACGNGADCSAILQNGACFNPNTVKDHCNYAVNSYYQRKAQTSGSCVFEGTATVTANAPNAVSGCVYPSSSSNGGSSVGGTPTNSSGTNPGTFTGSTLPPGGSGFDSSATQLSQSTMVAMLLPFFFSTFFLYGLM is encoded by the exons ATGGCTGTTTTTGTAGTGTATTTGGTGATTCTGTTTGCCATGGCTATTCATTCAG ATGCAACTTATTGCGTTTGCAATAGTGGGCAGAGTGATTCAGTTCTCCAGAAAAACATAGATTATGCTTGTGGAAATGGAGCTGATTGTTCAGCAATACTTCAAAATGGGGCTTGTTTTAACCCAAACACTGTCAAGGACCACTGTAATTATGCTGTTAACAGTTATTACCAGAGGAAGGCCCAAACTTCTGGGAGCTGTGTTTTTGAAGGCACGGCCACTGTTACTGCAAATGCCCCTA ATGCTGTTAGTGGATGCGTGTATCCATCTAGTTCAAG CAACGGTGGCAGCAGCGTCGGAGGAACACCTACAAACAGCAGCGGCACCAACCCAGGTACGTTTACAGGATCAACATTGCCTCCAGGTGGATCCGGATTCGACAGCAGTGCTACACAACTGTCTCAAAGCACAATGGTCGCTATGCTATTACCATTCTTCTTTTCAACCTTCTTCCTTTATGGCTTGATGTGA